From one Lycium ferocissimum isolate CSIRO_LF1 chromosome 7, AGI_CSIRO_Lferr_CH_V1, whole genome shotgun sequence genomic stretch:
- the LOC132061892 gene encoding uncharacterized protein LOC132061892 has protein sequence MIPEVDKEMLLASGTSKGVWTLHTDGASNVKGSGLGIVLKPPSGDVIRQSIRSADLTNNEAEYKAMIAGLELAKSLGAEIVEAKCDSLLVVNQTNGTFEIKDDRMRKYQERLQVVLRRFKEWTLEHVPRDQNNEADALANLGSSPNRRVLLRSRGAD, from the coding sequence ATGATCCCTGAGGTTGACAAGGAAATGCTTCTTGCCTCGGGGACTAGCAAGGGAGTTTGGACCCTTCATACGGATGGTGCATCCAATGTGAAAGGGTCCGGGCTAGGGATCGTTCTCAAACCCCCCTCAGGTGACGTGATAAGACAATCTATAAGGTCTGCTGatttaactaacaatgaagccgagtataaggctatgattgcaggtttagaaCTGGCCAAAAGTTTGGGAGCCGAGATCGTAGAAGCAAAGTGTGATTCTCTCCTGGTGGTCAACCAAACGAATGGAACCTTCGAGATCAAAGATGACAGAATGCGGAAATACCAAGAAAGATTGCAGGTTGTCCTTCGCCGGTTCAAGGAGTGGACATTGGAGCACGTACCCCGTGATCAAAATAATGAAGCGGATGCCCTGGCAAACCTAGGATCTTCGCCGAATCGAAGGGTTCTCCTCCGGAGCCGTGGTGCGGATTAA
- the LOC132061893 gene encoding uncharacterized protein LOC132061893, which translates to MVMQKAQAALKLYRHYEEEFWRQKVGKDCFSEADKNTRFFHSLVKGRRKRIQIKKIQDADGIWLEDADRVAVEVVNFYHKQFTHEEVSEDSPILNHIPELIREEDNMLLAEQPTMEEVQKAVFELNGDSACGPDGFSRIFYQKCWEVINADLFSVVKAFFDGQTLPKSINHANLLLLPKKNVVESFSNMRPISLSNFINKVIARVVHDRLDKLLTRVISPNQSGFVKGRNIIENVLLTQEIVTHIRKRGKPANVVIKLDMTKAYDKPSFVGYGMPKWSAELNHLAYADDTIIFSSADNYSLQMIMDTLQEYEKISGQLINKRKSLFYMFNKVSNELSQQVEAVTGFVRGQFPFTYLGWPITHARKRKVDYTELLKKVKDKLQTWKGKLLSYNGKAVLITSVLQSIPIHFLFAIRPPKCVIKELHKIFANFFWNNKEEGRSRHWSSWLNMCFPKHEGRLGFRSIYDMSKALCAKIWWKFTTSSSL; encoded by the exons ATGGTGATGCAAAAAGCTCAAGCTGCACTTAAACTGTATCGTCACTATGAGGAAGAATTCTGGAGGCAAAAAGTTGGGAAGGACTGTTTCTCAGAAGCTGATAAAAATACAAGATTTTTCCATAGTCTGGTAAaaggaagaaggaaaagaatccAGATCAAGAAGATCCAAGATGCTGATGGAATTTGGTTAGAGGATGCTGATAGAGTTGCTGTTGAAGTTGTTAACTTTTATCATAAGCAATTTACTCATGAGGAGGTTAGTGAAGATTCTCCAATTCTTAATCATATTCCTGAACTGATTAGAGAGGAGGATAATATGTTACTTGCTGAACAACCTACTATGGAGGAAGTACAGAAGGCTGTGTTTGAATTAAATGGAGATAGTGCTTGTGGCCCTGATGGTTTTTCTAGGATCTTTTATCAGAAGTGTTGGGAGGTGATCAATGCTgatttatttagtgttgttaAAGCTTTCTTTGATGGTCAGACTCTTCCCAAATCAATCAATCACGCTAATCTATTATTGCTACCAAAGAAGAATGTTGTTGAGTCTTTCTCTAATATGAGACCTATAAGTCTTAGCAACTTTATTAATAAGGTCATAGCTAGAGTAGTTCATGATAGATTGGACAAATTACTTACAAGGGTGATATCTCCAAATCAATCAGGTTTTGTCAAGGGCAGGAATATTATTGAGAATGTATTGTTGACACAAGAAATTGTAACTCACATAAGGAAGAGAGGAAAACCAGCAAATGTTGTGATTAAGTTGGATATGACAAAAGCATATGACAAG CCTAGTtttgttggttatgggatgccAAAGTGGAGTGCTGAGCTGAATCATCTTGCATATGCAGATGATACAATCATCTTTTCATCTGCAGATAACTACTCTTTGCAGATGATCATGGATACTCTTCAAGAATATGAGAAGATATCTGGACAGCTGATAAACAAGAGGAAAAGTTTATTTTATATGTTCAACAAAGTTTCTAATGAATTGAGTCAACAGGTTGAAGCAGTAACAGGATTTGTGAGAGGGCAATTTCCTTTTACATATCTTGGATGGCCAATTACTCATGCCAGGAAAAGGAAAGTTGACTATACTGAGTTATTGAAGAAAGTCAAAGACAAGTTGCAAACTTGGAAAGGAAAGTTACTGTCTTATAATGGAAAAGCAGTTTTGATCACAAGTGTTCTACAAAGTATtccaattcattttttatttgctaTAAGGCCTCCTAAATGTGTTATAAAAGAACTACACAAGATCTTTGCAAATTTCTTTTGGAATAATAAGGAGGAAGGAAGAAGCAGACACTGGTCATCTTGGCTTAACATGTGCTTTCCTAAACATGAAGGAAGATTGGGATTTAGGTCTATTTATGACATGTCCAAAGCCTTATGTGctaaaatttggtggaagtttacAACCTCTAGTTCACTTTAG